A DNA window from Streptomyces bacillaris contains the following coding sequences:
- the nrdR gene encoding transcriptional regulator NrdR translates to MHCPFCRHPDSRVVDSRTTDDGTSIRRRRQCPDCSRRFTTVETCSLMVVKRSGVTEPFSRTKVISGVRKACQGRPVTEDALAKLGQQVEEAVRATGSAELTTHDVGLAILGPLQELDLVAYLRFASVYRAFDSLEDFEAAIVELRAQRSTAEDPGSGETLEVPAPAIAAD, encoded by the coding sequence ATGCACTGCCCCTTCTGCAGGCACCCCGACAGCCGGGTCGTCGACAGTCGCACCACCGACGACGGCACGTCGATCCGCCGTCGCCGGCAGTGCCCCGACTGCTCCCGCCGTTTCACCACGGTGGAGACCTGCTCGCTGATGGTCGTCAAACGCAGCGGCGTGACCGAACCCTTCAGCCGTACCAAGGTCATCTCCGGCGTCCGCAAGGCATGCCAGGGCCGGCCCGTCACGGAGGACGCCCTCGCCAAGCTCGGCCAGCAGGTCGAGGAGGCGGTGCGCGCCACCGGCAGCGCCGAGCTGACCACCCACGACGTGGGTCTGGCCATACTCGGCCCCCTGCAGGAACTCGACCTCGTCGCGTACCTGCGCTTCGCGTCCGTCTACCGGGCGTTCGACTCCCTGGAAGACTTCGAGGCCGCCATCGTGGAACTGCGCGCGCAGCGGTCCACCGCGGAGGACCCCGGGAGCGGCGAGACCCTCGAGGTCCCCGCCCCCGCCATCGCCGCCGACTGA
- the lexA gene encoding transcriptional repressor LexA has product MTTTADSATITARDHRSQSRLEPVHAMNDSLTNTDGPEPGRPGRALPGRPPGIRADSSGLTDRQRRVIEVIRDSVQRRGYPPSMREIGQAVGLSSTSSVAHQLMALERKGFLRRDPHRPRAYEVRGSDQPSTQPTDTTGKPAASYVPLVGRIAAGGPILAEESVEDVFPLPRQLVGDGELFVLKVVGDSMIEAAICDGDWVTVRRQPVAENGDIVAAMLDGEATVKRFRREDGHVWLLPHNAAYQPIPGDEATILGKVVAVLRRV; this is encoded by the coding sequence GTGACCACGACCGCAGACAGTGCCACCATCACCGCCCGGGACCACCGCTCCCAGAGCCGACTTGAGCCGGTGCATGCCATGAATGACTCACTGACGAACACGGACGGGCCCGAGCCCGGTCGCCCCGGCCGCGCCTTGCCCGGCAGGCCTCCAGGGATCAGGGCGGACAGCTCGGGGCTCACGGACCGGCAGCGGCGGGTCATCGAGGTCATCCGCGACTCGGTGCAGCGCCGGGGGTACCCGCCGTCCATGCGGGAGATCGGTCAGGCGGTGGGCCTGTCCAGCACGTCGTCCGTCGCCCATCAGCTGATGGCCCTGGAGCGCAAGGGCTTCCTCCGGCGCGACCCGCACCGGCCCCGCGCCTACGAGGTGCGCGGCTCGGACCAGCCCAGCACCCAGCCGACCGACACGACCGGGAAGCCCGCCGCCTCCTACGTCCCTCTGGTGGGCCGGATCGCCGCCGGTGGGCCGATCCTCGCCGAGGAGTCGGTCGAGGACGTCTTCCCGCTGCCGCGCCAGCTCGTCGGTGACGGTGAGCTGTTCGTGCTGAAGGTCGTCGGTGACTCGATGATCGAAGCGGCGATCTGCGACGGCGACTGGGTCACTGTGCGCCGCCAGCCCGTCGCGGAGAACGGGGACATCGTCGCCGCGATGCTGGACGGCGAGGCGACGGTCAAGCGCTTCCGCCGCGAGGACGGGCACGTCTGGCTGCTGCCGCACAACGCCGCCTACCAGCCGATCCCCGGTGACGAGGCGACGATCCTCGGCAAGGTGGTGGCGGTGCTGCGGCGGGTGTGA
- a CDS encoding ATP-dependent DNA helicase — MTKPSLPELLHAAVTAVGGTERPGQAAMAEAVAEAVDDQSHLLVQAGTGTGKSLGYLVPALAHGERVVVATATLALQRQLVERDLPRTVEALHPLLRRRPQYAMLKGRSNYLCLHRLHEGAPQDEEEGLFDQFEAAAPTSKLGQDLLRLRDWSDDTETGDRDDLTPGVSDRAWAQVSVSSRECLGATKCAYGPECFAEAARERAKLADVVVTNHALLAIDAIEGAPVLPSHEVLIVDEAHELVSRVTGVATGELTPSQVNRAVRRAAKLVNEKAADALQSAAEGFERVMELALPGRLEELPEDLAYALMALRDAARTVISAMGATRDKSVQDEDAVRKQALASVESIHGVAERITLGSEYDVVWYEQHDRFGASVRVAPLSVSGLLREKLFTERSVVLTSATLKLGGDFNGVGASLGLAPEGTAGDDIPQWKGLDVGSPFDYPKQGILYVARHLNTPGREGSRADMLDELAELVEAAGGRTLGLFSSMRGAKAAAEELRGRLDKPILLQGEETLGELIKNFAADPETCLFGTLSLWQGVDVPGPSCQLVVMDRIPFPRPDDPLMSARQKAVEEAGGNGFMAVAATHSALLMAQGAGRLVRATGDRGVVAVLDPRLATARYGSYLRASLPDFWYTTDRNQARRSLAAIDALARAEGK, encoded by the coding sequence ATGACGAAGCCATCCCTCCCCGAGCTCCTGCACGCCGCCGTCACCGCCGTCGGCGGTACGGAGCGCCCCGGCCAGGCCGCCATGGCCGAGGCCGTCGCCGAGGCGGTCGACGACCAATCCCACCTGCTGGTCCAGGCCGGCACCGGCACGGGCAAGTCCCTCGGCTACCTCGTGCCGGCGCTGGCGCACGGGGAGCGGGTCGTCGTGGCCACGGCCACCCTCGCCCTCCAGCGCCAGCTGGTGGAGCGGGACCTGCCGCGCACGGTGGAGGCGCTGCACCCGCTGCTGCGCCGCCGCCCGCAGTACGCGATGCTCAAGGGCCGCTCCAACTACCTCTGCCTGCACCGGCTCCACGAGGGGGCGCCGCAGGACGAGGAGGAGGGGCTCTTCGACCAGTTCGAGGCGGCGGCGCCCACCAGCAAGCTCGGCCAGGACCTGCTGCGGCTGCGGGACTGGTCGGACGACACGGAGACGGGGGACCGGGACGACCTGACGCCGGGCGTCTCCGACCGGGCCTGGGCGCAGGTCTCGGTCTCCTCGCGCGAGTGCCTCGGTGCCACGAAGTGCGCGTACGGCCCCGAGTGCTTCGCGGAGGCGGCCCGGGAGCGCGCCAAGCTGGCGGACGTGGTCGTCACCAACCACGCCCTGCTCGCGATCGACGCCATCGAGGGCGCGCCGGTGCTGCCCTCGCACGAGGTGCTGATCGTGGACGAGGCCCATGAGCTGGTCTCCCGGGTCACCGGGGTCGCCACCGGCGAGCTGACCCCGTCCCAGGTCAACCGGGCGGTCCGGCGGGCGGCGAAGCTGGTCAACGAGAAGGCCGCCGACGCCCTCCAGAGCGCCGCCGAGGGGTTCGAGCGGGTGATGGAGCTGGCGCTCCCCGGACGCCTGGAGGAGCTGCCCGAGGACCTGGCGTACGCGCTGATGGCGCTGCGCGACGCGGCCCGTACGGTGATCTCCGCGATGGGCGCGACCCGCGACAAGTCCGTCCAGGACGAGGACGCCGTACGGAAGCAGGCGCTGGCCTCGGTCGAGTCGATCCACGGGGTGGCCGAGCGGATCACCCTGGGCTCGGAGTACGACGTCGTCTGGTACGAGCAGCACGACCGGTTCGGCGCCTCCGTGCGGGTGGCCCCGCTCTCGGTCTCCGGGCTGCTGCGCGAGAAGCTGTTCACCGAGCGCTCCGTGGTCCTGACCTCGGCCACGCTGAAGCTCGGCGGGGACTTCAACGGGGTGGGGGCGTCCCTCGGGCTCGCCCCCGAGGGCACGGCGGGTGACGACATCCCGCAGTGGAAGGGGCTGGACGTCGGCTCGCCGTTCGACTATCCGAAGCAGGGCATCCTCTACGTCGCCCGCCATCTGAACACCCCGGGGCGCGAAGGCTCCCGTGCGGACATGCTCGACGAGCTGGCCGAGCTGGTGGAGGCGGCGGGCGGTCGCACACTGGGGCTGTTCTCGTCCATGCGCGGGGCCAAGGCGGCCGCCGAGGAGCTGCGGGGACGGCTGGACAAGCCGATCCTGCTCCAGGGCGAGGAGACCCTCGGCGAGCTGATCAAGAACTTCGCCGCCGACCCGGAGACCTGCCTCTTCGGCACGCTCTCGCTCTGGCAGGGCGTCGATGTGCCGGGGCCGAGCTGCCAGCTGGTGGTCATGGACCGGATCCCGTTCCCCCGGCCCGACGACCCGCTGATGAGCGCCCGCCAGAAGGCGGTGGAGGAGGCCGGCGGCAACGGCTTCATGGCGGTGGCGGCCACGCACTCCGCGCTGCTGATGGCCCAGGGCGCGGGCCGTCTCGTCCGCGCGACGGGGGACAGGGGCGTCGTGGCCGTGCTGGATCCCCGGCTGGCCACCGCGCGGTACGGCAGCTATCTGCGCGCCTCGCTGCCGGACTTCTGGTACACCACGGACCGCAACCAGGCCCGGCGCTCCCTGGCCGCGATCGACGCCCTGGCCAGGGCGGAGGGCAAGTAG
- a CDS encoding IucA/IucC family protein encodes MPTYPASHDAAEPRPLLSPPELNRQVWDRAAARLLAKMLGEFAYEEIIEPERRPGDGRLHSLTLDDGTELRFTARRGVYGSWRVDPDSIGTAHPPANPLSNGASSHHASAGHHASTDGAPGGTLRPFRDPLRFLTRARSLLGLDGATLGHLIRELTLTLTADARLDHTALTAAELADVGYAELEGHQTGHPWLVASKGRLGFSAADAARFTPETRTPLRLPWIAVSTRIAQYRGVGRLTTPEHLYAGELDPAVRAAFAAELKTRGLDPESYLYLPVHPWQWDEWIVPLFAPAIADGDIVALHTDGDARLAQQSVRTFANVSRPDRHTVKLPLSILNTLVWRGLPTERTLAAPAVTAWVQGLCENDPFLRDTCRVVLLGEVASVTVEHPLYDHLPEAPYQYKEILGAIWREPLPPRLAPGERARTLASLLHTDPAGRAFTAELVERSGLTPAAWLTRLFAALLPPLLHFLYRYGTVFSPHGENAIVVFDENDVPVRLAIKDFVDDVNISAHPLPEHDTMPDEVREVLLTEEPSFLTQFIHSGLFVGVFRYLSPLCEEQLGVSEDDFWSLVRAEIVRHHARFPELKERFELFDMLTPEIERLCLNRNRLHVDGYRDRSSRPHAAIHGTVPNPLHPAARIRE; translated from the coding sequence GTGCCGACATATCCCGCGAGCCATGACGCAGCCGAGCCCCGCCCGCTGCTCAGCCCCCCGGAGCTGAACCGGCAGGTCTGGGACCGGGCCGCGGCGCGGCTGCTCGCCAAGATGCTCGGTGAGTTCGCGTACGAGGAGATCATCGAGCCCGAACGACGGCCCGGCGACGGCCGCCTGCACTCCCTCACCCTCGACGACGGTACGGAGCTGCGCTTCACCGCCCGCCGGGGCGTGTACGGGAGCTGGCGCGTCGACCCCGACTCCATCGGCACGGCCCACCCGCCCGCGAACCCCCTCTCCAACGGCGCCTCCTCGCACCACGCGTCCGCCGGACACCACGCGTCCACCGACGGCGCTCCGGGCGGGACGCTCCGGCCGTTCCGGGACCCGCTCCGGTTCCTCACCCGCGCCCGCTCCCTGCTCGGCCTCGACGGCGCCACCCTCGGCCACCTCATCCGCGAACTGACCCTCACCCTCACCGCCGACGCCCGGCTCGACCACACCGCCCTCACCGCGGCGGAGCTGGCGGACGTCGGATACGCCGAGCTGGAGGGCCACCAGACCGGCCACCCCTGGCTGGTGGCGAGCAAGGGGCGGCTCGGCTTCTCCGCCGCCGACGCGGCCCGCTTCACCCCCGAGACCCGCACCCCCCTCCGGCTGCCCTGGATCGCCGTGAGCACCCGGATCGCGCAGTACCGGGGCGTGGGCCGCCTCACCACCCCCGAGCACCTGTACGCCGGGGAGCTGGACCCCGCCGTCCGCGCCGCGTTCGCCGCCGAGCTGAAGACCAGGGGGCTCGACCCGGAAAGCTACCTCTACCTCCCCGTACACCCCTGGCAGTGGGACGAATGGATCGTTCCGCTCTTCGCCCCCGCCATAGCCGACGGGGACATCGTGGCGCTGCACACCGACGGCGACGCCCGTCTCGCCCAGCAGTCCGTGCGCACCTTCGCCAATGTCTCCCGCCCCGACCGGCACACGGTGAAGCTGCCGCTCTCCATCCTCAACACCCTCGTCTGGCGCGGCCTGCCCACCGAGCGGACCCTCGCCGCCCCCGCCGTCACCGCCTGGGTCCAGGGGCTGTGCGAGAACGACCCGTTCCTGCGCGACACCTGCCGGGTCGTCCTGCTCGGCGAGGTCGCCTCCGTCACCGTGGAGCACCCGCTCTACGACCACCTCCCCGAAGCCCCGTACCAGTACAAGGAAATCCTCGGTGCGATCTGGCGGGAGCCTCTGCCGCCCCGCCTCGCCCCCGGCGAACGTGCCCGTACGCTCGCCTCCCTCCTCCATACGGACCCGGCGGGCCGCGCGTTCACCGCCGAGCTGGTCGAGCGCTCCGGCCTCACCCCGGCGGCCTGGCTCACCCGCCTCTTCGCCGCCCTGCTCCCGCCCCTCCTGCACTTCCTCTACCGCTACGGCACGGTCTTCTCCCCGCACGGCGAGAACGCCATCGTCGTCTTCGACGAGAACGACGTCCCCGTCCGCCTCGCGATCAAGGACTTCGTCGACGACGTCAACATCAGCGCCCACCCGCTGCCGGAGCACGACACCATGCCCGACGAGGTGCGCGAGGTCCTGCTCACCGAGGAGCCGTCCTTCCTCACCCAGTTCATCCACTCCGGCCTCTTCGTCGGCGTCTTCCGCTACCTCTCCCCGCTCTGCGAGGAGCAGTTGGGCGTGAGCGAGGACGACTTCTGGTCACTCGTCCGGGCGGAGATCGTCCGCCACCACGCCCGCTTCCCCGAACTGAAGGAGCGGTTCGAGCTGTTCGACATGCTCACCCCCGAGATCGAACGGCTCTGTCTCAACCGCAACCGGCTCCACGTGGACGGCTACCGCGACCGGTCCAGCCGCCCGCACGCGGCGATCCACGGCACGGTCCCCAACCCGCTGCATCCCGCCGCCCGGATCCGGGAGTGA